TTATAGCTCTAGTTGGGGATTTCAAAATATCAAATCTACCTTGAAGAACGCCAAATGTTCTTTCAACACCTTTTCGGGCACTTTCTTGAAACCTTTTGAACTTCGCACGTTTTTCATCCATTGATTGTGAATAACCTTTAATAAGGGTTGCCCAATCCGGATATATACCTTCACCAAGATAATATCCTTTTGTGTAATGGTGCCCATCTACATAAAATGATGCTAGTGGTACGGATACATTTTTAAGTGCATCAAAAATAGAAGAATTATTTAAAACATTACTGTCTTCATTCGAACCCGCCATACCAAAAAATGCATGCCAAATCCACATATCATGTGAAGCAACCACTTCGAGCATGACTGTTGGCCCTTGTTGGCTACCCCTAGTGTATTGACCTTTCCACGCATTAGGCAATTTTTCCATTGCCAGTGCATGCAGTCAATACTACCCAACATCCCCCTAAAATCATGTTTCTCTTCGTGAGCACTATATAAACGTGTTATGTCGGTTGCATTTGACGCCCTCAAATACACTCTACCATATAAATCATTTACACAATGCCAAAAGTGctcaatgtaacatcccgcatttttccgttaaattattttaacgcccgtctttttttttagataatatctttcgttatctaaattcgtatctttcgctaACTAACGTTCTCaatatttccgttattcgattataacatctcccgtttattctcgcgtatttaaattgattcgtttggttaattcacgcacccgctttaaacttgagggaccgaagttgccaagtgggcaaactagttgactaggtcaactagtcaacccactcttccccaccattcattccattttctttttcttttcctttttcctcTCAAGTAATACTTCCAACTTtcaccattttcatcttcatcattcaatcatcatccaCTTCAAATCTAGGAAACTCATCACAAAACGaatcgtacttttggaatcctctcttcatcctctacgttttggtaccaatttcactacttggggtaaactttctaaaaactctagatttctctaattcgatttatagacttgaaatggtgttagttagtgtctatggctcaagtctaacatgaatatgatttgtttgctcgatttgttgttttggagtaactagcatgaacacttgaaatggattaatttaatctttgattttggatgattaaatgttgtttaaattttaaatttcatgtattaaatgtgttactagcatcattagtttcgttttggtatgtaggatgatttagaaaagcttcataaacaaaattgatgaattcatgattcttggttagggtttgatgaactttaaaagggatttttgatgcgttgaatgctatgaaatgttgttagtaagtgtttagttgcaatgtatgtttaattaccttcgaaacggcatatcgtatgtgtaaattggtttcccgaatcatgaaatgcattttatgaacttgaaactttgataatgaacttttaacgatcattcgacgaggattttgatttttgtaaatgatgtttttggtaaaTGAAATGTTTTTAGTTGTATTTCTCTTCAAAATATCTTtataatgatataagatacgtgttttgaatgtttacggttcattagttatggttgtttgaagttggattcgtgcattaagtgttcaaactgCCCAGATTTGCTGAACAGATGGTCTGAGCGCCGCTCAGGGTCTTGGAGCGCCGCTCCGGGCCCCGGCTGTCCAAAAATgcacattttcgtttaattctaactatgataCGCAcctccgatcaacatgaaacttggccaacatgcttatatatgattaatcagctcagaaaaatagttcgagacccgatccgaacatgttgacttttttgttgactttgacttggaccaaaagttgacttttattcaaacttaaccaatactttgtttaatcattataacctttcgtttacacttatatcttgcatgaaacttgacaacgtgattcacatgctacataatcgagtcgtaacgagccataggactaattgaacacatttcgcccgaccttgtgtcataaccggtaattgatataacttatttgtttaggtcgaggctaagtaACTTTTGTTTGCACAACGTTTAAATACAAGtactttggcgtgcaactacggtgagatcatagtcccacattttcaacaacttttatacttttaaatcgtgggctgagaaacatatacatttcatacttatatacatttcatacgtatatactttttatacttttatactttgaacacaaatacgaatacaaagatacgtacgagttagaacaaaaattctcaagtctaattatcattagttacacttttagtgtgagcgtgaacttatgttgtgtagcCATACGGATTTgatgaaccctcattcggacggatgaaatgtattttcggtgtatagtgtaggttctaacactattatgcagaggtaagattcagttaagctttggtaattgggtgctcgtgatacaaacaacatctttgggatgtatacgttttggataatcaactttatggaaatacaaaatcttgtggtttaaaaacaacgtttacaaatacacctatgatttcaccaacgtttttcgttgacagttttctatatgtttctcaggttcatacttggctacttgatacatgcttccgcacactttgattacttgcttggagtcaagcatacatgcatacgctagcgatagaacttttggattcaaacttaaagcatacatacttacgctatttatagcaaccgtgattttaaacttattatgtcgcaagttatttcatttatactttacaatttttgtaaactttaaacttgttgtcgaaccgtttggtaaactaaactttgtaagtcttgtacatttcaaataaatgcgacataattttggtcaaacgcgtctcatttagggactatgaccacataacgggacctgaGTTAACGGCGTCGCCGATgatgattttggcgggtcgttacagatggtatcagagcattggttctagggatctaggatgtgtattagtgtgtctgatagagtcgttaggacacattagtgaatctagactacaaccagatagttagccattgcattctgacatacatttgctatagatagcacttacttgactacttgtgcatttatacttgaatcattcttaggcaaacttcttaatggtaccaagttttcatcatacgaatccgtattctaccactttctagtaacacacgtaaattcaagattcatacgcgtaaggatgacgatgacttcatt
The window above is part of the Rutidosis leptorrhynchoides isolate AG116_Rl617_1_P2 chromosome 1, CSIRO_AGI_Rlap_v1, whole genome shotgun sequence genome. Proteins encoded here:
- the LOC139852178 gene encoding uncharacterized protein, whose protein sequence is MEKLPNAWKGQYTRGSQQGPTVMLEVVASHDMWIWHAFFGMAGSNEDSNVLNNSSIFDALKNVSVPLASFYVDGHHYTKGYYLGEGIYPDWATLIKGYSQSMDEKRAKFKRFQESARKGVERTFGVLQGRFDILKSPTRAIRFNKLKEYMNTCIMLHNMIQEDNGFQISLIKEAMLADPYNRPRRNIINRSRDRDTISREIRDRRVHDQLREDLTEHIWNLPATFVALTKISIYVIFI